A window of the Magnetococcales bacterium genome harbors these coding sequences:
- a CDS encoding HDOD domain-containing protein — MPHRSIIDATLNQRSLELIREIGIPAMPAAVLEAWREMNAAEADFNRISRAVSRDPSLAAKVLLVANSSFYGRTMANVSIHQALVRLGIRGFHRHIIIAALRDAFRDEQEGSFATFRRIWSHLVLTARLAELVTLRLKEPVTPEHAYIAGLFHDGGIVILEKKFPGHLQAFAQQATDQAGQADMLAFDRKHLQTDHAQIGELMARSWLLPEEICLGIGHHHDLDFSRLENRNAVMLARILQLADRLASHVARLHNHEPLEFFQDDVGDSTAMAWATPLLEQHPWNRLHLSDLQEICAAVMAEFDPEKVDEI, encoded by the coding sequence ATGCCGCATCGTTCGATCATCGACGCCACCCTGAATCAGAGATCCCTGGAACTGATCCGGGAGATTGGCATTCCGGCCATGCCGGCGGCGGTGCTGGAGGCCTGGCGGGAGATGAACGCCGCCGAGGCCGATTTCAACCGCATCAGCCGGGCAGTCAGCCGGGATCCTTCCCTGGCCGCCAAGGTTCTCCTGGTGGCCAACTCCTCCTTCTATGGCCGCACCATGGCCAATGTCTCCATTCATCAGGCCCTTGTGCGTTTGGGGATTCGCGGCTTTCATCGCCACATCATCATTGCGGCCCTGCGGGATGCATTTCGTGACGAACAGGAGGGATCCTTTGCCACTTTTCGGCGGATCTGGAGTCATCTGGTGTTGACCGCCCGCTTGGCGGAACTCGTGACCTTGCGCCTGAAGGAACCGGTCACCCCGGAACATGCCTATATTGCGGGTTTGTTTCATGATGGCGGGATTGTGATCCTGGAAAAAAAATTTCCAGGTCATTTGCAGGCTTTTGCGCAACAGGCCACCGACCAGGCCGGGCAGGCCGACATGCTCGCTTTCGACCGCAAGCATTTACAGACCGACCATGCCCAGATCGGGGAGCTTATGGCCCGCAGTTGGCTGTTGCCCGAAGAGATTTGTCTGGGTATTGGTCACCATCACGACCTGGATTTTTCCCGGCTCGAAAACCGCAACGCCGTCATGCTGGCCCGGATTCTCCAACTGGCCGACCGTCTGGCCAGTCATGTTGCCCGGTTGCACAACCATGAACCCCTGGAATTTTTCCAGGATGACGTCGGGGATTCCACCGCCATGGCCTGGGCCACCCCCTTGCTGGAACAACATCCCTGGAATCGGCTGCATCTCTCGGACCTGCAAGAAA